In the genome of Limnobaculum zhutongyuii, one region contains:
- a CDS encoding respiratory chain complex I subunit 1 family protein yields MFLFALIQAVALLALSPLMSGISRVIKARMQSRRGPGVLQEYRDIFKLLRRQNIAPEASGIISRIMPYVLLSSMLVVAMALPIVTLGSPFGVGGDLITVIYLFALYRFFFALAGLDSGSIFAGIGASREVTLGVLVEPILVLSLIVIALIAGSTNLGSISTSLATDPLQSPTATLLAMGACAFAVFIEMGKIPFDVAEAEQELQEGPLTEYSGPSLALVKLGLALKQVVIASLFVGVLLPFGNSEVLTIGSLSLAIVLFLIKLLVVFVIASLFENSLARGRFLLTSRTTWVGFGVAALAFVFYLTGL; encoded by the coding sequence ATGTTTCTGTTTGCCCTGATTCAGGCGGTGGCCTTGCTGGCCCTGTCGCCCTTAATGTCCGGAATTTCCCGGGTGATTAAGGCCAGAATGCAATCCCGCCGTGGTCCCGGCGTGCTGCAGGAGTATCGGGATATCTTCAAACTACTGCGCCGTCAAAATATTGCGCCGGAGGCTTCCGGTATCATTTCGCGCATTATGCCTTATGTCTTGCTCAGCTCGATGCTGGTGGTCGCTATGGCGCTACCCATTGTCACCTTGGGTTCTCCGTTTGGCGTAGGGGGCGATTTAATTACCGTTATCTATCTGTTTGCACTGTACCGCTTCTTCTTTGCGCTGGCAGGACTGGACTCCGGCAGTATTTTTGCCGGTATCGGTGCCAGCCGGGAAGTCACGTTAGGCGTGCTGGTAGAACCTATTCTGGTGCTATCCCTTATCGTGATCGCGCTGATTGCTGGCTCCACCAATTTAGGCAGCATCAGCACCTCACTGGCCACCGACCCACTGCAATCACCAACTGCGACCCTGTTGGCCATGGGTGCCTGCGCTTTCGCGGTATTTATCGAGATGGGAAAAATTCCTTTTGACGTGGCAGAAGCCGAACAGGAATTACAGGAAGGCCCTCTGACAGAATATTCCGGCCCGTCACTGGCGCTGGTAAAACTTGGACTGGCACTAAAACAGGTGGTGATTGCTTCGCTGTTTGTTGGCGTGCTGCTGCCTTTTGGCAACAGTGAAGTCCTGACGATTGGCTCACTATCCCTCGCCATTGTGCTGTTTCTTATCAAACTGTTGGTGGTGTTTGTGATTGCTTCACTGTTTGAAAACAGTCTGGCCCGGGGCCGTTTCCTGCTGACCTCACGTACCACATGGGTCGGGTTTGGCGTTGCCGCACTGGCATTTGTGTTTTATCTCACTGGTCTGTAA